The Chryseolinea soli nucleotide sequence ACGATCGTCAAATATACTAAAATCAATTTGCGGAAGAACGGGGGTGAAGAATGCATAATCGTCGTTTGCGGACTACCTTGTATTACTAATTCCTTGCTATGAACGAAGTACCCCACCTCATGGAACACATCGATTTCGACACCACCTTCCTGGTGTTCGACCTGCTTGCCGTTTTCATGTTTGCGGCATCCGGGGCCTTGACGGCCATTCGCAAAAAATATGATTTCATCGGCGTGTTCATGCTGTCGTTTGTGTCGGGTTTGGGTGGGGGTTTGATCCGGGATGCGATCTTTATCCAGGCCGGCCCGCCCAAGGCGGTGACCGATTCCAAATACTTGTTGGTGATCCTGGGGGCGTTCGTGCTTTCCCTGATCTTTCATGGCAGCATGCACCGGTTGAAGCGCACGGTCATCCTGGTGGACGCCCTGGGGCTGGGTGCCTATGGTGTGGTGGGAGCCGAAGCGGCCTTGCAGGAAGGGCTGGTGCCCCTGGCGGCCGTTCTGGTGGGCATTTTCAATGCCTGTGGCGCGGGACTGATCCGCGACGTGCTGATCCGCGAAGAGCCGATCATCTTTAAGCCAGGACAATTCTACGCCGCAGCGGCTATTCTGGGGTGCGGTATTTTTGTGGGAATGGTGGAGTTGGGACATGCCGATCACACCCTGGCCGCCATCCTGGCCACGCTCACCGTATTTTTGATGCGCATCCTCTCCATCTATTTCGATTGGCAAACGCGGCCCGTGCTGGATGAGGATGACCGTTCATAAAGGCCCCTTTTATCTTTGCCCGTCAAAGGCTTTCTTTGTGACGAACCAATCCAACTACGCTACCTTATGAGTCTTCCCAAGAAAATTGCGCTGGGTTTTCTGGCCCTGCTGGTCATCATCCAACTCTTCCGGCCCTCCAAGAATATTTCCAACGAGATCATTACCGCCAACGACATCTCAAAAAAATACGAGCTCCCTCAAAACGTCCACCAGATCCTCATCAAAAAATGCTACGACTGTCATAGCAACAATACCATCTACCCCTGGTATTACAACATTCAGCCGGTGGCCTGGTGGATCGCCCACCATGTAAAAGACGGCAAGCGTCACCTGGATTTCTCGAGCTTCAAAACTTACCCCGAGAAAAAAGCCAACCATAAAATGGAAGAGTTGTCGGAAGCCATAAACGAAGGCTGGATGCCGTTGGACTCTTATCTGTGGATCCACAAAGAAGCCACCGTCACCGCCTCCGACCGCGAGGCCATCAACGCCTGGATCAAAAGCCTGCCCATTGTTTTCGAAAAACACGAAGAAGGAGAGCAACACTGATTACCGGCAAGCAAACTAGTTATACGTGATCAGGGATGGCGCGCGTACAAAGCTACCGCTATACTTGATGCGGAGGTTGCTGGTCACGCTGATCTTGAATGCGCTCACATTTTGAATGGTGCGCGGATAGTAGAACAATTTGAGTTCTATCGTACCAAACACAAGGTTTTCGTTCCGTGTCCGCACGCCCGTGCCCAGGGCAAAATAGGGTTTGTCGTAAAATATAAATTTATCCTTGCCATTGATCTCCGCCACGTCAATAAACACGATCGGCGCAAACCGGAAACCCAACAATTTCCAGGGTGTGTAGAGCACCATCTGGTAGCGTCCGTGCAGCCGCTTGGTGCCCAGCACACTATCGGCCCGGAAGCCTTCCAGTCCGTAGGTGCCGTTGATGTCCAGCAAAATATTGGTGCGCTGATTGAAAACGTAAGTGAAGTCAATATCGGTTTCGTGCCGGATCATAAACCGATTGTGATATTTCAGTTTGGAAAACAACTGTCCCGAAACCAGGATGGTGGCGTCCTCAAATCGGCCGCGATACCGGTAGGCTCCCACCCGCAGGGAGGTGGTGTAAAAATTTCCTCCCTTGTGAAAGAACGATTTGTCAAGGTCAAAGCCCGCGTAGGGCCGGCTCAGTCCCAGCAGACTTTCCCAACCGAGAAGAAAGGACACCGTGTGACCATAGGGCACGTCTTCCGTACGACCAAAGCCATATACGTATCGTGTTTTGTAGAAATCCTGCCGGAAGAACGTGAATGAGCCCAGCACATATCGGCGATTGTTATAGATGGGGTTGTTGATTTCGTACTCCTGTATCGGCTTTTCGACGAACCGCTGGTTAAAAAACCGCGCGCTCAAAAAATGGCGCCCCCGGTCGCCCGTGTTTTTCTTTGCACCGACGTTATAGCCGAGCCACACATCGGAAATGTTGTATTGATAGCCTAAAAAAGAGGAGTCCGGGGTTGAATAAAAATTCTGCGACCAGTTTTTGCTAAACTCCAACCCACCGGCCATACGCGAATAGGGTGAGACCAGGGGCCGGTCGAGCCGGAAATACCACGCATTCTCCTCGGCCTCGCCATAGCTGCTTCCGGAGTTGAGTTGCGTGTAGCCAACCGTGGCGTTGACCAGGCTCCCGCCTACACTGCTTTTGCGATAGTAAAGGCTATAGCCAAAACGCGGATAGCGCGGGTAGTCGTAGAGCCCGTCGAACTGTGTGCGCTGGCCTGCGCCCAAAACGTTGACGTCGTATACGTGGAAGCTGAATTTGTTGGGGCCCCGGGGACTGAAACTTCCGCCAATGCTAAAAACGTCGCGCGTCACCACCAACACATCCACCGAATCGTCGGAGCCCGTGATGGGCATCACCTGGATGCGGGCCTCCAGCATGAAGTCCTGGTCGCGGAGAAAGCGTTCGTTGTCGGCGAGCTTATAGGGATTGAGCGGTTTTTTTTCGTAGAAGAAGAGGTGCTGACGGATCATCCACTCCTTTGAATTTTTGTGCAGCGCATTGGCGGCCTTGGCCGCGAAATTTTTGATGGTGCGCGTCGTATCGGTAATCGTCTTGTCGAACCCGATGTGATTTACCCGGATCTTGCGGATGATCTTTCCCTCGTAGGGAAGAAAGGGATCTTCGCTTCGGGTATCGATCGGGTCGTCTTGCAGGGATTTGCGTGTAACGCTCTTGAGGATCTCTTTCGAGAGCCGCGTATCTTTCACCGCATCGATGATGTTGCGGGTGGTGTCTTTTTTTGTTTTATCCTTCTCCGGTTTTTCCTGGGCAAGCGCGACGGTCAGCATGCTGATGCAGAAAATTGCGCTGAGGAATAAACATTTTTGCCAAACCATTGTGACCGTTGAGCGCCTTAAGTTATCATACCTGCACCACAAACAAAAAACCCGGGCATACCGGGTTCTGTTATAAAAATATTGTCTTTTTAGGGCTTATGCCAATGCCTCAACAGCTTGAATTTCGCCGGGCATCATGCGGGTGAAAAGGTTTTCGATGCCGGCCTTCAGCGTGATCATCGATGAAGGGCATCCACTGCAGGATCCCTGCAATTTCACTTTCACAATGCCGTCTTTGAAGGAGTGATACGTGATGGCGCCACCGTCCTGCTCCACGGCCGGGCGGATATATTCTTCCAGGATGGTCTTTATCTTCCGGATCGTATCGGTCTCTTCTTCCTCCACGGCAGTGTCGGCTTCGCTCACGTCGAGGATGAACTTGCCGTCTTCCAGGAATTTTTTGATGTGTTCTTTAAGGGTGCTTTGGATCTCCAGCCATTCCACGTCTTCGGTTTTGGTGACCGTCACGAAATTGCTCGCGAAAAATACGCGGCCCACGAACGGGTAAGCAAAAAGTTCGATCGCCAGGGGCGAAATGGAAGCCGTTTCCGCATCGGGAAAATCGAAGCTCATGCCCTCGGGGACGAGCATCTCGTTGACCACGAATTTCAGGGAATTGGGGTTGGGATTCGATTCCAGGTAGATATGGACATTTTTGGGGACGGCCTGCAGCATATTTTCAGATTTAATACTCCAACAAAATTAAGCAATTTAAGTTCACCCCGAAACGGGTAAAAAGGGCCTGAAACAGGCCATTAGGCAGGATCTGGTTCCTCATTTTCCAAAGCATTTTCCCATTTGCTGACCACGGCCGTGGCAATGCTGTTGCCGATCACATTCGTGGCACTCCGGCCCATGTCGAGCAAGGGGTCGATGCCCAGCAGCAGGGCCAGGCCGGCCTCGGGTATGTCGAAGGTGGCCAGCGTTCCTGCAATGACCACCAGGGAGGCGCGTGGCACGCCCGCAATGCCCTTGCTGGTCACCATCAGCACCAGCAGCATGCTCAGCTGTGTGCCCAGGGGAAGGTGGATGCCATAGGACTGGGCGATGAAGAGCGACGCAAAGGTCATGTACATCATGCTGCCGTCCAGGTTGAACGAATATCCGAGGGGAAGCACAAAGCTTACGATCTTGCTCTTGCAACCAAATTTCTCCAGCTCTTCCATGGTCTTGGGAAATGCTGCCTCGCTGCTGGAGGTACTAAAGGCCAACAGCACCGGTTCCTTGATCCGCTTGACGAGACGGAGCACCCGCTTGCCGATGATGAGCAAACCGGCCAGGATGAGGAGTGTCCAGAGCAACGCGAGTCCGAAATAAAATTCACTCATGAAAATCGAATACGTCTTCAAAACGCTCAATCCCTGTTTGGCGATCACGGCCGTCATGGCCCCGAACACGGCCAGCGGCGCGAAGTTCATGACGTAGTTGGTCACTTTCAGAATAACATGTCCCGCCGCATCGAAGAACGTGATGACGACCTTGCCCTGTTCGCCAACGGCCGCGGTGGCAATACCAAAGAAGACTGCGAACACCACGATCTGGAGGATCTCATTTTTTGCCATGGCATCGATCACCGAGCTGGGGAACGTGTGATATAAGAAATCTCGCAACGTAAATCCGTTGCGGGTGATCACGGTTTCGTCGGTGTCGGGCAGTGGCAACTTCATGGCTATTCCCGGTTCGAAAATGTTCACGAGGAGTAAACCGAGCAACAGGCTCAACAGCGATGCGCTTATAAACCACAGTAAAGTTTTTCCGCCAATTCTTCCCACAGACGTGATGTCGCCCAGCTTGGCCACGCCAACCACCAGCGTGCAAAGTACCAGGGGCGCTACGATCATTTTGATAAGCCGGAGAAAAATATCGGGGAGCAAGGCGAAGGGCTCGACTTTTTTATCGCGTGCCTGCAGCACTTCGCTGCGGTTCTTGGTGAGGGCTTCCTTCTCGGCGGTCAACCGCGGAATGGCGTTGCTGTCGGCTGCGTGTAGGGCATGCTGGGTGGCTTCCAGTTTGACCTCGATCTCCTGGAGCTTGGCATTCTCTACTTCGATATAAATTTTATTGAGGGTAAATCCCAGCCCTATACCCAACACCATGGCAAGGACGATGAAGGTAGCGAGCCTGTTTTTCTTGGGGGGGTTGATGTCAGCCATAGCCACGGGATACAAAGTTTTTTAATTGGGCGGCAATATAACGGAAAAGCCTGTAGTCTGAGGTATTCTGTCGCGTTCGACCAAAAAACTGTCAGGCTCCCTGTCCGCTTTTAGCCTGTGAACGCAAGGGTCCGATGCAACGGCCACATGGTCGTGCGATAAAAATCGTTCATTCCGTGATACTTTTTGATCACGGCACTCGGGAAGCCGATACGCTGGCAGGAAGCTTCGTATATTCGTTACGATGCGCCCCCTAAACCTATTCCTGCTGTGCAGCCTGGCACTGCATCCCTGTATCCTTTATGGTCAGGCTGATACGATAGCCCGGTCAAAAAAAATTCGCATTACCCCCCTCCCGGTCATTTATTACTCACCCGAAACGCGTCTCGGATTTGGTGCCCTGGTGGCCGCAAATTTTGAAACCACAAAGCATCCGGACACCCTCACGAAAAGCTCCTATGCTCAAACCTATTTCCTGTACACGGTCAATCGTCAATACGATTGGGGTACCTCCACACGCATCTACATGCCGGAAAATAAATTCGTTTTCTATGGCAAGTTCAATTACACGTTCTTCCCGGAATACTATTACGGCATCGCTACCGAAGATCCCCTATCGAAAAAGGATACGATTCAATACAATCGCATCGGCGCCGATGTACGGCTATACAAAAAACTAAAGCGTCACTACTTTATCGGCGCGGCCACACGCTTCAACCGCATCGCGAATGTGGATGGCGGAACGACAGGTCATTTTGTGGAGGACAAACCGTTAGGTTATGAAGGCTATTGGCTCTGGGGATTTGCACCCGCGTTTGCCATTGAAACGCGCGACAATTTTGTATATCCCCGCAAGGGATTTTTCCTGGAAGTGTTGTATTATCTCTATCCTTCGTGGAGCGGAGAAAGTTACCGCCTTCAGAACTTCAAGCTCGACATCCGGAAATATTTTCCCGTGCACTGGATCAGTCCCATCGACGCCCTCGCCTTTCAATTCCTGGCCAACGTGAATACGGGCAGCGTGCCGTTCAAAGACCTGGCCGACATTGGAGGTTCCTATACGATGCGCGGTTATTATACCGGCTTTTATCGCTACGCCAATCTCTATGCTTTTCAGGGTGAATATCGCACCAACGTGTGGAAGCGACTGGGTTTCACGGTATGGCTGGGCGGCGCGCTGACACCGGAGAAGTGGTATACGTTCTTCGACCATTCGTTCAAGTTCAACGCCGGGGTTGGCTTGCGCATCATGATCAATCGAAAAGACCGTCTGAATGTTCGCGTCGACCAGGGTTTTGGCAACCAGGGGCAAAGCGGTTTCTACCTCGATATTGCCGAGGCCTATTAACGATGTCTTGAAAGATGCGGATTATTTTGTCGTCTTGTCGCGCAAAAGAAAATCGGCCAGCACCAAAGCTGCCATCGCTTCCACGATGGGGACGGCGCGCGGCACAACGCAAGGATCGTGTCGTCCTTTTCCACTCACAGTGGTTTCGTTGCCATGCTTGTCTACGGTCGATTGATCCTGCATGATGGTGGCGACGGGCTTGAAGGCTACGTTGAAATAAATATCCTCGCCGTTGCTGATGCCACCTTGAACCCCGCCGGAGAAATTTGTTTTTGTACGAATGCGTCCTTCATCGTTATAAAACTCGTCGTTGTGTTGCGAGCCTCTCAGTTTCACGCCTTCAAAGCCGCTGCCGTATTCAAATCCTTTCACGGCGTTGATTCCGAGCATGGCCTTGCCCAACTCTGCATGCAGCTTGTCGAACACGGGCTCGCCCAACCCTACGGGTGTATTTTTGATGACACACGTCACGACGCCGCCGATGGTGTCGCGGTCAAGCCGCACCTGGTCGATGAGGGCGATCATCCTTTCGGCCGTGGACGGGTCAGGGCATCGCACGATGTTGTCTTCGGTTTTCGACAAGTCGAGTGTGGTGTAGTGTGGCGCCGCGAGATCGCCGACTTGCGACACAAAGGCGTTGATCTCTACGTTATGTTTTTTTAACAACAGCTTGGCAATGGCACCTGCTGCTACACGGGCCGCCGTTTCGCGCGCCGAACTCCGGCCGCCGCCGCGATAGTCGCGCACGCCGTATTTGGCTTCGTAGGTGTAGTCGGCATGGGATGGGCGGAACGTTTCGGCAATGTGGCTGTAGTCCTTGCTGCGTTGGTCCTGGTTTTCGATCACTAGCGCGATGGGTGTGCCGGTAGATTGTCCCTCAAAGACGCCGGAGAGGATCTTGAAGACATCGTCCTCCTTGCGTTGTGTGGTGATCTTGCTTTGGCCGGGCTTCCGGCGATCCAATTCTGATTGAATGAATGCTTCGTCGATCGCTAATCCGGGCGGGCAGCCATCGATGACCACGCCGATGGCCGGGCCATGCGATTCGCCAAAGGTTGATATTTTAAAAAGGGTTCCGTATACGTTGCTCATGCTTGATTTTCTCCGGACTGAATTTTAGACGGCTGGCTTTTTGAACACAAGATAGGCGGAAGCGCCTAACATCGCCAAAATAAAAAAGTTGAAGGCCCACTTCTGCCATCGCGTGTCGGCCATGGTCCTGAGCGCGTTGTCGGCGGTCTCGATCTTGTTATAAAAATTTCCCATGTCGCTGGACTGAATGGCTTCGTTCTTTTTGCTTTCACCGGCCACCGTCACCATGAGTTTCGATTTCAGGGTGTCGTATTTTTTCAGCTTGGGATTGAAATACACCCACTGAAAATAGTCCTTCAGTTTAAATTGTCCCGGTTCTTTCGGGATCATAAAATAACTGAACGACTTGGTGCCCGTGATGCGATTGTTTTGACGCGTGATGTCCTGACGCACGTTGGGCTCGTAGAACTCGAACTTGTCGTCGCTTTTTGTTTTGGGTTTATCGATGGCCGAGATGTTGCCTTCGCCATAGACGTTGAAGTTATAGCCGGCACTCTGGCCCGTCTCCAGGTCGGTGTGGCGGATGCGTTCGTCGAGGCGATAGTCGCCCACGGCCACTTCGTCTTTGAGCGGGTGTGGCGGCAGTTCTTTTACGATCACGCGCTTGGGCTTCGTGAAAAACTTTTTGAAATCCTCTTTCCGGTTCTGTCCAAAAAAAGAAGGGTTCTTGGCGACTTTGTATTTGATCATCTCCAATCCTACGCTGGGGAAGTTGATCGGCTCGGCGTTGAGGGGAAAGTAGACAGCTTCGTATACTTTATACTGCATATAGTCGCGCCCGTTAATCTTCACGTTTTCGCCTTCGATGTTTTCGATGTTGAAGTTCTCTTCCCAGCAGTTGGTGGGTTTGATCTTTTTTAGAATGTCTACCAGCTGGCGACCCGGATCATAGAATTGCAGGGGCGCCCGGTTTTCTTGTGAAACAAAAAATGAAAGCGTCGTGGTAAAACCTTCGCCCACATACACCTCGTCTTTGCTGGTGGTGAGCGCCAGGAAGGCATCCTCTTTAATATCGACAAACTCCGTGTCGCCGCTGCCAAAGAAGTCGTCGCCAGGACGGTCGAAGAAGCTGCGGAAGGGATCGTTTTGTTGCTGTTGCTGCAACGGCGGCCCTACGCGTACTTTTTTGCCCGGAACGTTTATGGGCTTACCGTTCACTTTCAGGGTAAACGAAGGAATGGTGAAGGTGCCCTGTTTAGTAGGTGCATAGGTCATGATCACGCTTTGCGAAGCAGACACCTGCCCGTTCACAATGCTGGTCGTGGATTGAGTGGATTGTCCACGCTTGCGGAAGCCTTCGATCTCGGGAAAGTTGTCATAGTTTTTCAGCGGCTCGTTTTGGGCCGTGATGGT carries:
- a CDS encoding trimeric intracellular cation channel family protein, whose product is MNEVPHLMEHIDFDTTFLVFDLLAVFMFAASGALTAIRKKYDFIGVFMLSFVSGLGGGLIRDAIFIQAGPPKAVTDSKYLLVILGAFVLSLIFHGSMHRLKRTVILVDALGLGAYGVVGAEAALQEGLVPLAAVLVGIFNACGAGLIRDVLIREEPIIFKPGQFYAAAAILGCGIFVGMVELGHADHTLAAILATLTVFLMRILSIYFDWQTRPVLDEDDRS
- a CDS encoding heme-binding domain-containing protein, with amino-acid sequence MSLPKKIALGFLALLVIIQLFRPSKNISNEIITANDISKKYELPQNVHQILIKKCYDCHSNNTIYPWYYNIQPVAWWIAHHVKDGKRHLDFSSFKTYPEKKANHKMEELSEAINEGWMPLDSYLWIHKEATVTASDREAINAWIKSLPIVFEKHEEGEQH
- a CDS encoding NifU family protein; its protein translation is MLQAVPKNVHIYLESNPNPNSLKFVVNEMLVPEGMSFDFPDAETASISPLAIELFAYPFVGRVFFASNFVTVTKTEDVEWLEIQSTLKEHIKKFLEDGKFILDVSEADTAVEEEETDTIRKIKTILEEYIRPAVEQDGGAITYHSFKDGIVKVKLQGSCSGCPSSMITLKAGIENLFTRMMPGEIQAVEALA
- a CDS encoding dicarboxylate/amino acid:cation symporter; the protein is MADINPPKKNRLATFIVLAMVLGIGLGFTLNKIYIEVENAKLQEIEVKLEATQHALHAADSNAIPRLTAEKEALTKNRSEVLQARDKKVEPFALLPDIFLRLIKMIVAPLVLCTLVVGVAKLGDITSVGRIGGKTLLWFISASLLSLLLGLLLVNIFEPGIAMKLPLPDTDETVITRNGFTLRDFLYHTFPSSVIDAMAKNEILQIVVFAVFFGIATAAVGEQGKVVITFFDAAGHVILKVTNYVMNFAPLAVFGAMTAVIAKQGLSVLKTYSIFMSEFYFGLALLWTLLILAGLLIIGKRVLRLVKRIKEPVLLAFSTSSSEAAFPKTMEELEKFGCKSKIVSFVLPLGYSFNLDGSMMYMTFASLFIAQSYGIHLPLGTQLSMLLVLMVTSKGIAGVPRASLVVIAGTLATFDIPEAGLALLLGIDPLLDMGRSATNVIGNSIATAVVSKWENALENEEPDPA
- the aroC gene encoding chorismate synthase, translated to MSNVYGTLFKISTFGESHGPAIGVVIDGCPPGLAIDEAFIQSELDRRKPGQSKITTQRKEDDVFKILSGVFEGQSTGTPIALVIENQDQRSKDYSHIAETFRPSHADYTYEAKYGVRDYRGGGRSSARETAARVAAGAIAKLLLKKHNVEINAFVSQVGDLAAPHYTTLDLSKTEDNIVRCPDPSTAERMIALIDQVRLDRDTIGGVVTCVIKNTPVGLGEPVFDKLHAELGKAMLGINAVKGFEYGSGFEGVKLRGSQHNDEFYNDEGRIRTKTNFSGGVQGGISNGEDIYFNVAFKPVATIMQDQSTVDKHGNETTVSGKGRHDPCVVPRAVPIVEAMAALVLADFLLRDKTTK
- a CDS encoding BatD family protein; protein product: MPFIRLSLFVFLAGLLPGTAFAQGVQITLGPDEIGENQTWTITITAQNEPLKNYDNFPEIEGFRKRGQSTQSTTSIVNGQVSASQSVIMTYAPTKQGTFTIPSFTLKVNGKPINVPGKKVRVGPPLQQQQQNDPFRSFFDRPGDDFFGSGDTEFVDIKEDAFLALTTSKDEVYVGEGFTTTLSFFVSQENRAPLQFYDPGRQLVDILKKIKPTNCWEENFNIENIEGENVKINGRDYMQYKVYEAVYFPLNAEPINFPSVGLEMIKYKVAKNPSFFGQNRKEDFKKFFTKPKRVIVKELPPHPLKDEVAVGDYRLDERIRHTDLETGQSAGYNFNVYGEGNISAIDKPKTKSDDKFEFYEPNVRQDITRQNNRITGTKSFSYFMIPKEPGQFKLKDYFQWVYFNPKLKKYDTLKSKLMVTVAGESKKNEAIQSSDMGNFYNKIETADNALRTMADTRWQKWAFNFFILAMLGASAYLVFKKPAV